tctttccttcttttacttttttccactgaaattttctctccatctGAATCTCTGATTTCGATTGGAGCTTTTACACTTTTACACTCTTCGCTCCAAgatgaacttcaaaattaattattattttttatttttttggataaattatactaaaatttaaatgttttttttttttttgaagtatatttggatttttttcgtagatttttataaaatatatatataatttttttttctctatttttttaaatattttttaatttttttttaagtttttcttaattatcatATCTTCGccattattaatatttggatAGTTTGAATCACCAACTAAACCTAATTGAAAAGAGTTGTGAAACATGTTCGGGTTGTTCGGGTCACCAATGGGtagagataattttttttaacggtGCTGCCACGTGgcatgaaattttttttgacaatGTAAACGATGACGTGGAAGAACATGAATGGTTGCTTTGTAGCAGAGTTCAGAAAAATGGACAAGAACCTATAAAGAGCTGTGACCGACACGACATGAACATCAAAAATCAACAACGCGGTTGCGAAGATTAAATTAGGTACTCGCGTTTCTGAACGCCCGATCGTTCGTTTTGTCAAAATTACGTAAATGCCACTGGCATTGTAATCGTGAGGCGGCGCGCGTGGGAACCACTTCGTGAGTTGGGATGTGGAGATTGATTGGTGGTTTTTGGTCACCAActggagagagaaatttggaaaaagaaagggaaatcttaaaaaaatataaaaataaaaagacaaaatagcATGtgaataatttgatatttgtcAGTTAGTGTCGGTCATGAGTTGGAAAtagctattacaaatatatatatttatatatcattattcaaattcaaaatttatttagttgTTGGTAATTGctcaattattattgaattatatacttttttatgGAATTagatattttcaattttactatttataaccTTCCAATATTTATGacattcattttaattactattagtaatttaatatatatatatatatatatatatatatatatatatatataattcgtTAATTGAAATGCGACCATCGGTTTTCTCCTTTTAATTCATTATGGCAAAATTATCAATTGTAGAAGTCGAACAATTTGATTGAAGTGATAATAAATTTTACGGCTAAAACATTGAAGGTGAGAATATTATCTCGACGACTCGCAGTTTctactaaaatattttcctcttaTGTCTCCTTTTCCTCGAGATAAAGAAAAGTTTTCTAACTTACCTTTCATAATTTGCACCATTTCTATTATCATAGTTTCTTGCACCTCCATGTCCATCAGGTCCTTCACGAAAGCCACCAATTAGTTAGTCTAGTTGACCAACTTTACCTTTCATAAAAACTACTATAAACGTTTCTAAGATCAGATTTTCTGCGATACTAGTTGACCAACTATATCGTCGATTTCAATTTAGCTGGAANttttataaaatatatatataatttttttttctctatttttttaaatattttttaatttttttttaagtttttcttaattatcatATCTTCGccattattaatatttggatAGTTTGAATCACCAACTAAACCTAATTGAAAAGAGTTGTGAAACATGTTCGGGTTGTTCGGGTCACCAATGGGtagagataattttttttaacggtGCTGCCACGTGgcatgaaattttttttgacaatGTAAACGATGACGTGGAAGAACATGAATGGTTGCTTTGTAGCAGAGTTCAGAAAAATGGACAAGAACCTATAAAGAGCTGTGACCGACACGACATGAACATCAAAAATCAACAACGCGGTTGCGAAGATTAAATTAGGTACTCGCGTTTCTGAACGCCCGATCGTTCGTTTTGTCAAAATTACGTAAATGCCACTGGCATTGTAATCGTGAGGCGGCGCGCGTGGGAACCACTTCGTGAGTTGGGATGTGGAGATTGATTGGTGGTTTTTGGTCACCAActggagagagaaatttggaaaaagaaagggaaatcttaaaaaaatataaaaataaaaagacaaaatagcATGtgaataatttgatatttgtcAGTTAGTGTCGGTCATGAGTTGGAAAtagctattacaaatatatatatttatatatcattattcaaattcaaaatttatttagttgTTGGTAATTGctcaattattattgaattatatacttttttatgGAATTagatattttcaattttactatttataaccTTCCAATATTTATGacattcattttaattactattagtaatttaatatatatatatatatatatatatatatatatatatatataattcgtTAATTGAAATGCGACCATCGGTTTTCTCCTTTTAATTCATTATGGCAAAATTATCAATTGTAGAAGTCGAACAATTTGATTGAAGTGATAATAAATTTTACGGCTAAAACATTGAAGGTGAGAATATTATCTCGACGACTCGCAGTTTctactaaaatattttcctcttaTGTCTCCTTTTCCTCGAGATAAAGAAAAGTTTTCTAACTTACCTTTCATAATTTGCACCATTTCTATTATCATAGTTTCTTGCACCTCCATGTCCATCAGGTCCTTCACGAAAGCCACCAATTAGTTAGTCTAGTTGACCAACTTTACCTTTCATAAAAACTACTATAAACGTTTCTAAGATCAGATTTTCTGCGATACTAGTTGACCAACTATATCGTCGATTTCAATTTAGCTGGAACCATAACATAAAAGGCGAACGagcaataattattattattacaataatgaaaatacACTCGACACATTACACCCTTCAATCATTAcatcatatataatatatgatgaTAATATATCACTACATTGACATACACTCAGCCCAATTTCCTCCTCTCTctactctctctttctctctatgCCATTAAATGATATGGCAACATGTAATCTATGCAAATTAAGCATACAACGTTCATGCTTAAACCTGAATTTCAATGCTCCATCTATACATCTCTACTGTCGGGATAGGGAGCGCAAATGTGACTAACCCTGTTGCCTCATCGTAGGCAAAGTCAGTATTGGCCTTGTCTACACTACATTTCAAAGGTCGTTGAGATGAGTATATGCCGAACCTTCCACATCCTCGGGCTTTTAGAGTAATTGTAGCTGTCGGGCGTCGATCGTTGGGGAGAGAACCTGTCAGCTCGAAGGCAACTTTACCATTGAACTCGGGCGTTGGTTCGACCAATTGGACATCGACTTGCTCAATAGCACCACCAGTGTTGAACATGTCGAGCAGGCCAATGGGCGCGAAAGAGATGTTCGAGGTGATGTCCTGAAAAATCAAGATCACTTTGATGAATCACAAAtgagttgaaaaataaagaagcaGAGGGGAAAAGAGTTGCGCACCTTTAGAGGGGAAATATGGAAAAGATCATATTCCAATACTTTGAGTGTAACTGGAACTGAGGCGCCTTTTGGCAATCGAATTACCTCCCCTGATCGATAGGCGTAAACGATAGTATCTCCCTTCCAATCGGCACCAGCAATTTGCAAAATAGCATCGACATCGGCTGCACGGACAGAGGCGGTGAGGGTACCAGGAGACTCGTCGTGAACGCGAGTCTTCTTTGTGATCCTGCACCAGCCAGCTCCTTGGCAATTGAATACTCCAACAACACCGGAGCACTTGTTCATATTCCAAATTTTGAGCAGACTGCAAAAGGGAGGTAAACACAACTGATTATCAATAGTTGTCTCTAATGAGAGGTTGATAGACAGTaggaagaaagtgaaaaaGCAGCAAACCTGGTTCCATCTCGAGCTGGATCGTTGAACAGAGAATCACTTGTTGGTCGTCCAGGTAACTGGGCACGAAGAACTGATCCGTCGGGAAGAACTAGCTTCCTCAACAGCTCAAAGTTGTGGTTGCCTGGCTTGTCACTGTGATAAGTTGCACAAGATTAGACCATCTCTTACTATAATACTTGAAATTCAAAGCTAACAAATATGCCATGGACATAAGTTACCTGACATAGATTGCACCTCCACCAATCGCACGAGCAGCTCCGTGATACTCAGCTGTAGGATGTAAACTCTGAAAAACAAAGCAGAGATGTACACATCAGTGTAACTATTACAGGTTAAAGGCGTCGTGATGACTGATACGGGTGCAGAACGTTTCTTACATGGAACATATCCCAGTCAGGCTGCATGAATTCTCCAAGGAAAAGAGAATTGTAAGCCACAGAGGAAATATGAATGGTGTGGGAGGCAGGATCGTGAGGGTAATAGTCATCAGAAGCTCTCACAACCGCAGTCTGTTTGGCACTGTAGAGACCATCAGTGTTGTGGCACATACAGGAAATACATCCATTGTCGGTAAAGTTTCGAGCAATAGAAGCTTCGAGGGCCTGATGGTAGCTACGAGTGAGTTGAACCCTGCCACCATAGCCAGCACCGAGGGTCTCGATAATGTTTTGCACATCAACCTTGACACCATCCACTCCACATGAAGCCAAGTAGGAATGAAGCTCattatagaaattaaagaCTTTTTTTGGATGCACAAGGCCAATGCCGTGAACAGCCAGACTGTCTACAACTATGTCTGGTTGGTTGCCCAACATACCCGGTGACTGGACCGGGTATGCCAAAGCAGACTCGTAGTGCTCCATGCCTGGACCTGCTGGTTTCACTCCACCCCAATAACCAGCTAAAGCATGCCAAGCATACACAAatctgcattagagatgacaTGAATCAGAAACTAACGTTCGTGGCGCAACGTAAAAAGCTATGGCATggggaaaaaaatgagatatcACAGCATCGAACACTTACTTCACATTGTGTTGTTGCTTGGCATCATCAACAACCACCTTCAGGCCAGGGACCTGTACATTgtttttcccatttttctGAAACTTTTGGTTCTCTTTTATTCCAGACAGCCTACTCGCAAACCTATAATAAGATCGTACGATTTGAACTTCAGTTCTTAAGTAAGCAGATCGAAAGCTATTGAGATGATTAAAGCAAGAAGCTCTCAAAATAACTTCTGTATAATAACAGTTCTCATCCTGCATTCAAATTGTAGTACTTCTGTGACGGACACTATCAGTCGATTGACCTAGTGGTTTTAGTTTTGATTCCATAAAAAGGGTTCCAAATAATAAGCTCGAAAGCTGCTAAGGCGATAGCAATAATAAGCAGCTTTCTAACAGCAGATGAGCATATCCACAAAAGTCTAATATAAAAGGAGATGAGACAGAGAGTTAAAAAGAGGCAAATGTCTTACTGTGCTCCTTCTTGTACAACACAATCAGTAGCATCCTTTGGTTTGCTCTCTATCTGTTGCCAACCATCATCTATGATTAAGAATTTTGGAGGTGCCCCTCCGCCTGATAGGCTGCAACACACCAcaatttaacaatttaattttatgaaacaTTACAAGACGCAACAACCAGATTTCCACTTCTCAACAACAATTTCTATTACCTTCTGAGACCCTCGTCAACACCCTCAGCAGTGACATCGGTGTAAAAGGCATCCCAAGTACACCAACCAAACCAGTCGAGGAAGGAAGGTAACTGCGAAAAGACAATACAACAGAGTTGAGACTCTTAAAACAGAGAAGAAGCttagttaaaattatatatgccAAAACGCCAAAACGAAGATTTCTcgaccttcttcttctctctgtgTAGAAATGTTTGCATATGATTTTCAACAGCCCTGTAATCGTTATGAAGTTTGGTTAGCATTATATGTGtatgaaaaaaaggaaaaaaacgtGAAACTTCATTTGGAAACTTACTTCACTGCTTGATTGATAACTTCAAAGGGATTTGTCCCAGCATGCATATAGACCAGAGAGAGTCCTTGGTTGGTCTCAACAGTATTATCTCCTGCAAAACCAATTCAAACACCAACAAAAACAAGTCGTTTCGTTTCTTTGGAACTTGATCCTTCCTATATTCTCCTCCAAGAGCTATAAAACTCCATTAATTCGATTCATTCATTGATGATAATTAAATGATTTCTCCAGCAAGGTTGGCTCTCATTAATCACAGCTCCACCCAACAGAATGTTATATCTTCTTCACTACCGACCACCAGGATGGAACTAAATAAATAGGACAGCAGGGTGTGTGTGTCTCCTACAGCAGATTAATTGTCTGGTGATCATGATCTACTCACCACTCTCGAGGCAAATCTCCATCTCGTTCTTGTCATTGCCCTGCAGCGCAGCACGGAACTGGCCTTCAAGGAGAGGAAGGAAGACAGTGTAGATGGTTGAAGAATTATCAGGATCCTCCCCATCAACACCCTTGCTCTCCATGAGCAGGAACTGGGTCTCAAAAGGGATGTCTTTCCCAGACGTTCCCATTCTCTGAGTCATCCACCATAACTTGAAACGGAAACAACACAGGAAGCGCTGACCCCTGTTATGAGGTTGAAATAAATCAGAACGATTCATATTTCGTACCATTactattttcttgttcttccaaaTCCAATACTCAAATCATATTAGCTAAAATCTACCCAGCTAAGGAATCAAAGAGAATCCAATCACTAAACATTCACTAGCTTCTATACAGTACAGTAAACTGAAATTATAGCCATTGATTGTTGAGTCTAAGTTCATCTGTAAACTTGGAAGAACCATTAAGGGGTTTGTGTACTTACTCTAAGACACCGATGGGGAAAACGTGCAGACTTTTACTGTGTGAGGCAGTGGCACCAATGAATGCACCAGCAACAAGTCCAGGGCCTGATCCTGGGGTCAGCACAATGTTGTCAGGCACTCCAGTCAGTATGGTCTTTCCGTGAACCACCAAGTTGCCATCGTTAACGGAAATCTTCGGGGTGATCGTCATTGTTGAGCACCCAACAGATTCTGCACGAGATTACAATAGAAAAACCATCACCAGCCAATCAGaaatcatgaaaataaaatagaaccAAGTTGAAATCAGCGACCTAGAAACACAAAAATacccaaaataaattaagaactaTCAGAAACAAAATCGGAAGAGAAGAACACGATGCAATCTTCCTTGGACATCGCTAACACCAACCTAAGGGtttgaaatttagaagaaaaccAAAGTTTCTACGATTACGGCGAAATCCTATGATTGTCGGACGAAGAGAGGCATAAGACTCCCATGGGGGAGCAGAAATCCACCTCAATTGCAATAACGAAGCTGCCCTTAGCATCTCCGAGACGAGGACCTAGCCGGAGGCGAGGGAAATTAAGAAGACTACAGATTGCAGGAAACAAAGACATCGGATTCAGTTCAAGACTGACTGAGAGTTTTGGGTTTAATTTAGCATCTTCTCCCTTCTGTCGAATCAAGCTGGATTCCCACTTGGTTATATCAACGGCGGAGGATAAATAATCCTTAATTAGTTGAAAGATTAAAGAATATAAGggtatattatatttgacaTAAGATGGTCTAAGGAGgcaaaaagaatataaatgaaaggaatccatgagagaaaaaaggtcaaaaagaagaagaagaaaaacggACGACAAATAAGACACGGTTTTCATGTTTTCTCTTCACCGCCGTGTAAAGGGAAACCGACTAAAGGCTTGCTTTCTCAAGTTCCCCGGGcgggaagaaaagaaaaacaaaaaaagaaaaaacgagaTATTCGTTCAAACAAGCAATTGATTGTggagaaaaacaataaaattcaCCTTTGGCAGGAAGTGACGCGAAAGAGAATCAAAGAAGATTGAACCTCATAGGAGATTGAATCTCTCCAACTCATCGATTTCAGACCAAATTATAACTGAgttcttcttttgaattatttttatgctagatttgaaattaatatcaCCGCCATTAAAACCTCAAATTCCTTCCTGTTCAATTCTAACTTGTTCGGTTCAGTCCATGAATAATCAGATTAAAGTCCAAAACTCGTCGCGACCGCAAGGAATTAGGGGAAAACGCTCAAGAGTCACAAAGAGAGGTAAGATCTGAGACAAGATCCAATAACAGAATCATCGCGTAGAGTTCAAACTCATAACTCCGGCCGCCTGAAGCTCGATTCGGATGTACATGAACTCAGAACAGAAACGTTACTTCACAGAAAcaaaatctccaaaaaaatCACGTCCAGAAATTATCAAATCCCTCAAAACCTCAACAGAGTGTAAACTACGAAATTCTTCACAAAAACGCCAACTAAGTTCCGAGTATTGTCCCCAATCAACGCCACAGAGACGCACAAACtcgaaaaagaggaaaaaaaaaaaacaaaaagtcaCAACCAAAACCTCCAGCAGAAAAACTCAATAACTCACCGATTAGCCCTTAGGAAGCTGCGTCAAGTCTCCTCGCCGgaaacagaagaagaacaagaacaagaaaagagcGTTCCTCTGAAAGGAATGCTTgtaagagaggaagaagaaacaatggaaaatggaaaaaaaaaaatccaaaacaaacgAACAAGAAGCACGTAACGCGCTCTTGTAAATGAAGTTGTTCTCACACAGAAAACACGATCGAGTGAgttggggaagaagaagaagtcgGTATTTATAGGGTGAGAGGTCGAGCAAGTTCCTCTGCCAGACGCACCAGATCACGACACGTGGAAATTTGCGTTTCCTTTATTAGTTGAGGGCCTTAAACCACTTCTGATCGTTGATACCCTtccattttttagttttgtccCTAGAAGATTGATACCAAGTGTATGATATTGTCGGGAAAAAATCTTACGTGCTCGCAATCTCGAGCTACTTCAGCTTCTTGTGTCGGGTCGAAGAATGTGTGGATTCAGTAGGGAGAACTTTGGTTGCGCGACTTTCTCTTATCTTATAGGTTCAGTGCCAAATTCATAAAGAAACATGTGCGGACTCGATAAGGAAAACTCTAGTCGTGCGACTTTCTCTTATCTTATAGGTCCATAATCAGATGTCCAACTCACTTCGAAATGTGCAatatcccac
This sequence is a window from Cucurbita pepo subsp. pepo cultivar mu-cu-16 chromosome LG19, ASM280686v2, whole genome shotgun sequence. Protein-coding genes within it:
- the LOC111781297 gene encoding probable galactinol--sucrose galactosyltransferase 2 codes for the protein MTITPKISVNDGNLVVHGKTILTGVPDNIVLTPGSGPGLVAGAFIGATASHSKSLHVFPIGVLEGQRFLCCFRFKLWWMTQRMGTSGKDIPFETQFLLMESKGVDGEDPDNSSTIYTVFLPLLEGQFRAALQGNDKNEMEICLESGDNTVETNQGLSLVYMHAGTNPFEVINQAVKAVENHMQTFLHREKKKLPSFLDWFGWCTWDAFYTDVTAEGVDEGLRSLSGGGAPPKFLIIDDGWQQIESKPKDATDCVVQEGAQFASRLSGIKENQKFQKNGKNNVQVPGLKVVVDDAKQQHNVKFVYAWHALAGYWGGVKPAGPGMEHYESALAYPVQSPGMLGNQPDIVVDSLAVHGIGLVHPKKVFNFYNELHSYLASCGVDGVKVDVQNIIETLGAGYGGRVQLTRSYHQALEASIARNFTDNGCISCMCHNTDGLYSAKQTAVVRASDDYYPHDPASHTIHISSVAYNSLFLGEFMQPDWDMFHSLHPTAEYHGAARAIGGGAIYVSDKPGNHNFELLRKLVLPDGSVLRAQLPGRPTSDSLFNDPARDGTSLLKIWNMNKCSGVVGVFNCQGAGWCRITKKTRVHDESPGTLTASVRAADVDAILQIAGADWKGDTIVYAYRSGEVIRLPKGASVPVTLKVLEYDLFHISPLKDITSNISFAPIGLLDMFNTGGAIEQVDVQLVEPTPEFNGKVAFELTGSLPNDRRPTATITLKARGCGRFGIYSSQRPLKCSVDKANTDFAYDEATGLVTFALPIPTVEMYRWSIEIQV